One region of Magnetovibrio sp. PR-2 genomic DNA includes:
- a CDS encoding Lrp/AsnC family transcriptional regulator, translating to MSDSRVKLDQIDRRILHDLQSDGRITNVELARRAGISAPPCLRRVRALEEAGFIQGYHADLDARALGYNVTVFAHVGLKSQADSDLDAFENLVRSWPEVRECHMLVGEIDFLLKVVAPDWEEYQNFLTNKLTAADNVSHVKSALSVRATKHAPGVPINVDDA from the coding sequence ATGTCCGATTCGCGTGTGAAACTCGATCAAATCGACCGCCGCATTCTGCACGATCTGCAGTCTGATGGCCGCATCACCAACGTGGAACTGGCGCGCCGCGCTGGAATTTCCGCCCCACCGTGTTTGCGCCGCGTGCGCGCATTGGAAGAAGCGGGCTTTATCCAAGGCTACCACGCAGATCTCGACGCCCGTGCGTTGGGCTACAACGTCACGGTTTTTGCCCATGTGGGCCTCAAAAGCCAAGCGGATTCAGACCTGGATGCGTTTGAAAACCTGGTGCGGTCCTGGCCGGAAGTGCGCGAATGTCACATGCTGGTGGGTGAGATCGATTTCTTGCTCAAAGTCGTGGCACCGGATTGGGAAGAATACCAAAACTTTCTCACCAACAAATTGACCGCAGCCGACAACGTTTCCCACGTGAAGTCCGCTCTGTCCGTGCGCGCCACCAAACATGCGCCGGGCGTTCCCATCAATGTGGATGACGCTTAA
- a CDS encoding GlcG/HbpS family heme-binding protein → MKLAKCLSALALGSALWAGTAQAEDGTFSQKSLTPEVAVQLAQATLEACRAEGYQIAVAVVDRGGNLQALIRDRFAGPHTPVTAERKAYTALSFKANTTDLAASTQPGMASSGTRGIPKVLMLGGGVMIESGGSLLGGIGVSGAPSGEADQGCAEVGLEAIEDVLGF, encoded by the coding sequence GCGCCTTGGCCTTGGGCTCCGCCCTATGGGCAGGCACGGCCCAAGCCGAAGACGGCACGTTTAGCCAAAAATCCCTCACCCCTGAAGTCGCCGTTCAGTTGGCGCAGGCCACGTTGGAGGCATGTCGGGCTGAAGGCTATCAAATCGCCGTGGCCGTGGTGGACCGGGGCGGCAATTTGCAGGCTTTGATCCGGGACCGCTTTGCCGGGCCCCACACCCCCGTGACGGCGGAGCGTAAGGCTTATACGGCGCTGAGTTTTAAAGCCAACACCACGGACCTAGCCGCCAGCACCCAACCGGGTATGGCGTCCAGCGGCACGCGGGGCATTCCTAAGGTCTTGATGCTGGGTGGCGGCGTGATGATCGAGTCTGGCGGCTCGCTTTTGGGCGGCATCGGTGTCAGCGGCGCGCCGTCCGGTGAAGCGGATCAGGGCTGCGCCGAAGTTGGGCTGGAAGCCATCGAAGACGTATTGGGGTTCTAA